Part of the Musa acuminata AAA Group cultivar baxijiao chromosome BXJ3-10, Cavendish_Baxijiao_AAA, whole genome shotgun sequence genome, GAACTCCAGAGATGTTATCATCTCCAATGTGGTCTTTCAAAACTCTCCATTTTGGAATATCCACCCTGTATATTGCAGGTAACTGCAAGCTTCTTCCTGTTCTTTCCTTTCTACTATATGTTGGAGGTGCCAATCTCTTACACCGCTGTTTCAGGAAGTAGATTTCTTTTAATTGAATTTTATCTCATGAGGGACCGAGAACATAAATGTCTTCTCTACTGCAACATGCATCTTTCGGAAACAAATTTGGAACCACTGTCGAAAAATGTATATGTTCTGAACAAATGGACTGATCAAGCTTCAGAGTTTCACCCAAACAGAGCAATGCCGAGCTGCATTTCCTTTTCCAGCATCTGTATCTAACTCTACATCTTTCTTGCAGCAATGTGGTGATAAAGTATGTGACAGTGTTGGCTCCGTATGACTCTCCTAACACTGATGGAATAGATCCAGGTAAAATATTTCTTCTTTCCGATGACACTGCATCATAGAAAGAACTTGTTTGCTTTGTGTCGGATCTGATTAAAATTCAAATTCGTGTATGATTTAGATTCCAGCTCAAATGTCTGCATTGAGGATGCTCATATTGCAACCGGAGATGATTTGGTGGCCATAAAGAGCGGGTGGGATGAGTATGGAATCGCTTATGGCCGTCCCAGTTCTGGCATCACGATCCGAAGGCTCCAAGGATCCTCACCGTTTTCTGGGATCGCCATCGGAAGTGAAACCTCAGGCGGGGTGGAGAACGTCTTGGTGGAGAACATCAACCTCTACAACACCGGATTCGGCATCCACATCAAGACCAACGCAGGCAGGGGAGGGTACATAAGAAACGTGACAGTCGTCAATGTGAGCATGAACAAGGTCCGCAAGGGGATCAGAATTGCAGGGGATGTTGGTGACCATCCCGACGAGTACTTCAATCGATACGCGATGCCGACGGTGGACGGTGTGACGATCAAGAACGTGTGGGGCGTCGACATCCAGCAGCCTGGATCGATAGAAGGCATCAGGAGTTCGCCCTTTACTCGAATATGCCTGTCCAATGTCAAGCTCTGGGGTGCTTTGATGCATTACGAGCAGCCATGGAAGTGCATGGACGTTAGCGGAGCTGCTCTCGGGGTCCAGCCATGGCCGTGCTCACAGCTCACCGGCACCTTTAGCGCAGGGTTTTGCTCGAGTGCTTTCTAAAGCTTGTCCATTCTTTCGGCTGTCTGCCATTCGAGGAGCTGCTTCCGAGCTTGGATTTGGGTCAGCTCAACAGGGTGATGTTATTCCCTCTTACCACTGCTGCGTTTGTAGTCGATTTCACGTGATCAATGTGTATTAACTAACTACTCATGCAAATCTTGCATTCGGCAAGGCTATATTACATGAGCATTTTACATCATCAAATATGTCATCGCTTCTAAGCTTGAAGACATCTCAGGGGATCAAGCCAGCTCTTGGTTCTTCTCGACCACCCTCGCTTCCTTGGCAGATCCAAGAatggaagcagaagaagaagaagttgaccTGCTCTTTG contains:
- the LOC135651285 gene encoding probable polygalacturonase — protein: MARFRALVGVAALLPLLLQCSVAVTEVSCSDIVPMKWRREVISITDFGAVGDGRTLNTWPFKKAIYRIQHLRSRGGTLLYIPPGVWLTGSFSLTSHMTLYLARGAVIKATQDTWNWPLVDPLPSYGRGRELPGRRYVSFIQGDGISDVIITGENGTIDGQGDVWWNMWRQRSLHFTRPNLLEFKNSRDVIISNVVFQNSPFWNIHPVYCSNVVIKYVTVLAPYDSPNTDGIDPDSSSNVCIEDAHIATGDDLVAIKSGWDEYGIAYGRPSSGITIRRLQGSSPFSGIAIGSETSGGVENVLVENINLYNTGFGIHIKTNAGRGGYIRNVTVVNVSMNKVRKGIRIAGDVGDHPDEYFNRYAMPTVDGVTIKNVWGVDIQQPGSIEGIRSSPFTRICLSNVKLWGALMHYEQPWKCMDVSGAALGVQPWPCSQLTGTFSAGFCSSAF